A genome region from Drosophila simulans strain w501 chromosome 2R, Prin_Dsim_3.1, whole genome shotgun sequence includes the following:
- the LOC6733393 gene encoding uncharacterized protein LOC6733393, with protein MNALDMNKQFLSVSQDHQHQTSVADQRSRSRSERASSLALPLNSLLDFYDKQQEQCKSVTLLPLPSNSGSISESSSLSSSNSIVRRHSSHYYPMLEDKQKPSQLPQAATEMLVNMTEQKYGQSAHQGASFAGGRQVHQQQQQHLVRVDTPVTPPPPIPRRLLRGKSAWQASSPHPLPLSSGGQDGAHGTGNVFVYPQPENVTAETVVRGSGDGQGDGARLQSALLVDIATRPASGYADADGISDDDRMSLENSVFDESLTSTPVKVAGYLAGRYAGLSHMAKRAQRSSSSTVDSAYGSSLGGHSERFASSSTSVDFRSRFSSVDTQSSLDEKPLSSSIDSPLARDPRDAYRERAVLNDAMHKLNNNNTSLGLALYTASNNNNGSSAASDGSKLPVVPARKQPPPVKGSSNSSNSIGETQSQSSKEPSSVSASASTSSAASAGSSTISSGTMSSMSGPCPAVVPPTDAITKRPGPPEPPLRQANVFDPVETGSRGHPPPPLTVRNKLGRNKPPPITYPRMQQRQDSTLSSDSYSISSSPGYNSKLMEAPLLGSQQGGRKSNAPGSAQRQTPLMDLAPTRFLGGGGSGSGKQAPAMPPPRSKINYRQDSTISSDSFSQTSSPGYNPKLMEAPLLPSLSAKRLCSAPAPIVCRQGVQHEPIEELEPPQTISPLHKAAGQPSSLQTIVRFQNGAPHTMSLQHQIINRRKSSNPYITNGRLKFRLFQILINAFALLAIAGGLAAYFNAYPTIKFVNKTIINTIHVEDTTSFGKNPAPGTCLPIIVRFCQGPQIPYNYTVFPNYIGHFGQLETQTDLDSYEALVDVRCYELVSLFLCTLFVPKCGQSGATVPPCKTLCTETMRRCGFFFDVFGLSLPEYLNCKLFKDFPSSEDCVGLDEVREVMRAATHPKCDGFQCDQNRCLPQEYVCDGHLDCMDQADEAKCERCGPDEIYCGDSQCIGTKHICDGIIDCPYGQDERNCLRLSERNGDVGTGVLEVYRIGQRQWMPACVKNWDRAVSPSAVCSILGYSAVNATSVLTQLTHRPLLATVNVSTDIWKMYAKRKSTLMQEFANCKKTEDYPMADLTCSNYECGRVKRGRHKPSRRIIGGTQASPGNWPFLAAILGGPEKIFYCAGVLISDQWVLTASHCVGNYSVIDLEDWTIQLGVTRRNSFTYSGQKVKVKAVIPHPQYNMAIAHDNDIALFQLATRVAFHEHLLPVCLPPPSVRNLHPGTLCTVIGWGKREDKDPKSTYEYIVNEVQVPIITRNQCDEWLDNLTVSEGMVCAGFDDGGKDACQGDSGGPLLCPYPGEKNRWFVGGIVSWGIMCAHPRLPGVYANVVQYVPWIQEQIAKHSRPIKEDRVNKYDLHPGGPDILSKIATDPMREGAPHHYTHSRTSSKN; from the exons ATGAACGCACTCGATATGAATAAACAATTTCTGAGCGTTTCCCAGGACCATCAGCATCAGACCTCGGTGGCAGATCAGCGGAGTCGCTCCAG ATCGGAGCGCGCCTCCAGCCTGGCGCTGCCCCTCAATTCGCTGCTGGACTTCTACGacaagcagcaggagcagtgCAAGTCCGTCACCCTGCTGCCCTTGCCCAGCAACTCCGGCAGCATCAGTGAGAGCAGCAGCCtctccagcagcaacagcatcgtGCGGCGACACTCCTCCCACTATTATCCCATGCTCGAGGACAAGCAGAAGCCGTCGCAGCTGCCCCAGGCAGCCACCGAAATGCTT GTAAACATGACGGAGCAGAAATATGGCCAGTCAGCTCATCAGGGCGCCTCCTTCGCGGGAGGAAGGCAGgtccaccaacagcagcagcagcacttagTGCGGGTGGACACCCCAGTGACGCCTCCGCCACCCATTCCGCGACGACTACTGCGCGGCAAGTCCGCCTGGCAGGCGTCGAGTCCACACCCACTTCCACTCTCGTCTGGCGGACAGGATGGCGCCCACGGCACGGGCAATGTGTTTGTTTATCCGCAGCCAGAAAACGTGACCGCAGAGACAGTGGTCCGGGGATCGGGCGACGGACAGGGCGATGGTGCCAGGCTGCAATCAGCACTGCTTGTTGACATAGCCACACGTCCGGCGTCCGGATATGCGGATGCCGATGGGATTTCCGATGACGACCGCATGAGTCTGGAGAACTCCGTGTTCGACGAGTCGCTAACCTCCACGCCCGTCAAGGTCGCCGGCTATTTGGCCGGCCGCTATGCCGGGCTGAGTCACATGGCCAAGCGGGCGCAGCGCTCCTCCAGCAGCACCGTGGACTCCGCCTACGGCTCATCGCTGGGCGGCCACAGTGAGCGTTTCGCCAGCAGCTCGACCAGCGTGGACTTTCGCAGTCGCTTCTCCTCGGTGGACACCCAGTCCTCGCTCGATGAGAAGCCTCTGTCCAGCTCGATTGACTCGCCGCTGGCCAGGGATCCCAGGGATGCGTACAGGGAACGTGCTGTGCTCAACGATGCCATGCATAAGCtgaacaacaataacaccaGCCTGGGACTGGCCCTCTACACGgccagcaataacaacaatggcagTAGCGCGGCAAGCGATGGCTCCAAGCTACCAGTGGTTCCTGCCCGAAAGCAGCCGCCGCCAGTGaagggcagcagcaacagcagcaactcgaTCGGCGAGACTCAGTCGCAGAGCTCCAAGGAACCCAGCAGCGTCTCGGCCTCGGCCTCCACTTCGTCCGCCGCCTCCGCAGGATCCAGCACTATATCCAGCGGCACCATGTCATCTATGTCTGGGCCATGTCCAGCCGTTGTGCCGCCCACAGATGCCATCACCAAACGTCCAGGGCCGCCAGAGCCACCATTACGACAGGCCAACGTGTTTGATCCAGTGGAGACGGGATCGCGGGGTCACCCGCCCCCTCCATTGACTGTGCGGAACAAGCTCGGCCGCAATAAACCGCCACCGATTACGTATCCTCGGATGCAACAGCGACAGGACTCCACGCTGTCCAGCGACAGCTACTCGATCAGCTCCAGTCCGGGCTACAACTCTAAGCTTATGGAAGCACCACTGCTGGGATCCCAGCAGGGCGGACGTAAGTCCAATGCACCCGGCAGCGCACAGCGCCAGACTCCACTAATGGACTTGGCCCCCACCCGTTTTCTGGGCGGCGGAGGAAGCGGAAGCGGCAAGCAGGCTCCCGCAATGCCGCCACCAAGGAGCAAGATCAACTATCGGCAGGACTCAACCATCTCCAGCGACAGCTTTAGCCAGACGTCCAGTCCGGGATACAATCCCAAGCTCATGGAGGCGCCGCTGCTGCCCTCGTTGTCCGCCAAGCGGCTGTGCAGTG CGCCAGCCCCAATTGTGTGCCGTCAGGGAGTTCAGCACGAGCCCATCGAGGAGCTAGAACCGCCGCAGACGATCTCGCCGCTTCATAAGGCGGCCGGCCAGCCCAGCAGCCTGCAGACCATCGTCCGCTTTCAAAATGGAGCACCGCACACCATGTCCTTGCAGCATCAG ATTATTAACCGGCGAAAGAGCTCCAATCCGTACATCACAAACGGGCGCCTAAAGTTCCGCCTGTTCCAGATCCTGATCAACGCCTTCGCCCTGCTAGCTATCGCCGGCGGTCTGGCTGCCTACTTCAATGCATATCCGACTATAAAGTTCGTGAACAAGACTATCATCAACACGATCCACGTGGAGGACACCACGAGTTTTGGCAAGAATCCAGCCCCAGGCACCTGCCTGCCCATCATAGTGCGGTTTTGCCAAGGTCCCCAGATTCCCTACAACTACACAGTGTTCCCCAACTATATCGGTCACTTCGGCCAGCTGGAGACGCAAACG GACTTGGATTCCTATGAGGCCCTGGTGGATGTGCGATGTTACGAGCTGGTCTCCCTGTTTCTCTGCACGCTTTTCGTGCCCAAGTGCGGACAGAGCGG GGCCACCGTGCCACCTTGCAAGACCCTCTGTACGGAGACGATGCGCCGCTGCGGCTTCTTCTTCGACGTTTTCGGACTGAGTTTGCCCGAGTACCTGAACTGCAAGCTCTTCAAGGACTTTCCGAGTTCCGAGGACTGCGTGGGCTTGGATGAGGTTCGCGAGGTGATGAGAGCCGCCACGCATCCCAAGTGCGATGGGTTCCAGTGCGACCAGAACCGTTGTCTGCCGCAGGAGTACGTGTGCGATGGCCACCTGGACTGCATGGACCAGGCGGACGAGGCCAAGTGCGAGCGGTGCGGACCGGACGAGATCTACTGCGGCGACAGCCAGTGCATTGGAACCAAGCACATATGCGACGGTATCATCGACTGTCCCTACGGCCAGGATGAGCGCAACTGCT TGAGGCTAAGTGAGCGGAACGGCGATGTGGGCACCGGGGTGCTGGAGGTCTATCGCATCGGTCAGCGGCAGTGGATGCCCGCGTGTGTGAAGAACTGGGATCGGGCTGTATCGCCCAGTGCCGTGTGCTCCATTCTGGGCTACTCGGCCGTGAATGCCACCAGTGTCCTGACCCAACTTACTCACCGCCCACTGCTAGCCACGGTTAATGTGTCCACAGATATATGGAAGATGTACGCCAAACGAAAGTCGACCTTGATGCAAGAGTTTGCCAACTGCAAGAAGACGGAGGATTATCCGATGGCGGATCTAACGTGCTCCAATTACG AGTGCGGCCGAGTAAAGCGTGGTAGACACAAGCCATCGAGACGCATCATTGGAGGAACCCAAGCCAGTCCCGGCAATTGGCCCTTCCTGGCCGCAATTTTGGGCGGTCCGGAGAAGATTTTTTACTGCGCTGGCGTTCTAATCTCGGATCAATGGGTGCTCACAGCCTCGCACTGCGTGGGAAA CTATAGCGTGATCGACTTGGAGGACTGGACCATTCAGCTGGGCGTGACGCGACGCAACTCTTTCACCTACTCGGGTCAGAAGGTCAAGGTCAAGGCCGTGATTCCGCATCCGCAATACAATATGGCTATTGCCCACGACAATGACATAGCCCTCTTCCAA CTTGCCACGCGTGTTGCCTTCCACGAACACCTATTGCCCGTATGTTTGCCGCCGCCGAGCGTGAGGAATCTGCATCCTGGCACCCTGTGCACCGTCATCGGATGGGGAAAGCGGGAGGACAAGGATC CCAAGTCCACGTACGAGTACATAGTCAACGAGGTGCAAGTGCCCATCATCACGCGTAATCAGTGCGACGAATGGCTGGACAACCTGACGGTGTCGGAGGGCATGGTCTGTGCCGGGTTCGATGACGGAGGCAAGGATGCCTGTCAG GGCGATTCGGGAGGTCCGCTGCTGTGTCCGTATCCAGGGGAGAAGAATCGCTGGTTCGTTGGTGGCATCGTCTCCTGGGGCATTATGTGTGCGCATCCCCGTCTGCCGGGCGTGTATGCGAACGTGGTGCAATATGTGCCCTGGATACAGGAGCAGATCGCGAAGCATTCGCGTCCCATTAAAGAGGACCGCGTTAACAAGTACGACCTGCATCCCGGAGGACCCGATATACTATCCAAAATAGCCACTGACCCGATGCGCGAGGGTGCACCACACCACTACACTCATTCCAGGACGTCGTCCAAAAATTAA
- the LOC6733394 gene encoding ribulose-phosphate 3-epimerase, giving the protein MPVQAKIGPSILNADLSNLAAESQKLLDNGADYLHLDVMDGTFVPNLTFGHPMVKSLRNKIKTAFFETHMMVQNPEQWIEPMADAGVNLYTFHVEPVQDVVRVSRQVQESGMKVGLAIKPGTEVQDLEKYLSIADVVLVMTVEPGFGGQSFMADMMPKVKWLRENYPNLDIEVDGGVGPKTIHCCAEAGANMIVSGTAVVGASDQSQVIKELRDVVHSYLK; this is encoded by the exons ATGCCCGTCCAAGCCAAGATCGGTCCCAGCATTCTCAATGCGGATCTCTCCAACCTAGCGGCGGAATCGCAGAAGCTACTGGACAATGGAGCGGACTACCTGCATCTGGACGTGATGGACGGCACTTTCGTGCCGAATCTCACCTTTGGTCACCCCATGGTCAAGAGCTTGCGCAACAAGATCAAG ACGGCCTTCTTCGAGACGCACATGATGGTCCAGAATCCGGAGCAGTGGATAGAGCCCATGGCCGATGCGGGCGTCAATCTCTACACATTCCACGTCGAGCCGGTGCAGGATGTCGTCAGAGTCAGTCGCCAAGTGCAGGAGTCGGGCATGAAGGTGGGCCTGGCCATTAAGCCGGGCACCGAG GTACAAGATCTGGAGAAGTACTTGAGCATTGCCGACGTTGTGCTGGTGATGACCGTGGAGCCCGGTTTCGGCGGACAATCCTTCATGGCCGACATGATGCCGAAGGTGAAGTGGCTGCGCGAGAACTACCCCAACCTGGACATCGAGGTGGACGGAGGAGTGGGACCCAAGACCATACACTGCTGTGCCGAGGCCGGAGCCAACATGATCGTCTCGGGAACCGCCGTGGTGGGCGCCTCCGATCAGTCGCAGGTCATCAAGGAGTTGCGCGATGTGGTGCACAGCTACCTCAAATAG
- the LOC6733395 gene encoding LDLR chaperone boca, whose amino-acid sequence MQTRLVLLLLALAPLVLAKKFKEEEKPAWAKKDIRDYSEADLERLLDQWEEDEEPLEDDELPEHLRPQPKLDLSNLDSKSPEDLLKVSKKGRTLMTFVSVTGNPTREESDTITKLWQTSLWNNHIQAERYMVDDNRAIFLFKDGTQAWEAKDFLIEQERCKGVTIENKEYPGVNAKKDEL is encoded by the exons ATGCAAACACGTcttgttttgctgctgctaGCCCTGGCCCCGCTCGTCCTGGCCAAGAAGttcaaggaggaggagaaacCGGCGTGGGCCAAGAAGGATATACGCGACTACAGCGAGGCGGACCTCGAGCGTCTGCTAGACCAATGGGAG GAAGATGAAGAGCCACTCGAGGATGATGAGCTGCCCGAGCACCTGCGCCCCCAGCCCAAACTGGACCTGAGCAATCTGGACAGCAAGAGCCCCGAGGACCTGCTCAAGGTATCCAAAAAGGGGCGCACGCTGATGACCTTCGTTTCGGTGACCGGCAATCCAACCCGGGAGGAGAGCGACACCATCACCAAGCTGTGGCAGACCAGTCTCTGGAACAACCACATTCAGGCGGAGCGCTACATGGTCGACGATAACCGCGCCATATTCCTCTTCAAGGATGGCACACAAGCCTGGGAGGCCAAGGACTTCCTCATCGAACAGGAACGCTGCAAGGGCGTAACCATCGAGAACAAGGAGTACCCGGGGGTGAATGCCAAGAAGGACGAACTGTAG